A single window of Ictalurus punctatus breed USDA103 chromosome 27, Coco_2.0, whole genome shotgun sequence DNA harbors:
- the LOC124627638 gene encoding uncharacterized protein LOC124627638, translated as MSFFKIPGGTKTQVFSINESRKFLDVQSKIEERLKKRVQLHQVDSEDYCDVIMAFVPIVSRAGTDIAAALRNIPTNRPVILVVLHHTFDENHIAPQSKGCVDRDGVFAVDFLCHEDKGLLECLTNEEALKSVSDYLVSMDPSTPLIPVHPRPSQRCCICLGVSAFVVVVVVVIGLVIPFLIPKSDGHGDTQTTVIPPITVTTHQSNITVTTHQRNITVTTQQSKITVATQQRKKRSLQRGRG; from the exons ATGTCTTTCTTCAAAATTCCGGGAG GAACAAAAACACAGGTTTTCTCAATCAATGAAAGTAGGAAATTCTTGGATGTCCAAAGTAAGATTGAGGAACGGTTGAAGAAACGCGTTCAGCTCCATCAAGTGGATTCAGAGGATtattgtgatgtcatcatggctTTTGTACCCATTGTGTCCCGGGCTGGAACAGACATTGCAGCTGCTCTTCGAAATATTCCAA caaaTCGGCCTGTCATCCTCGTGGTGCTCCACCACACGTTTGATGAAAATCACATTGCACCACAGAGCAAAGGGTGTGTGGATAGGGATGGTGTATTTGCCGTAGACTTCCTCTGTCATGAAGATAAGGGACTGCTGGAATGCTTGACCAATGAGGAGGCACTGAAATCCGTCAGTGATTATCTGGTCTCTATGGACCCCAGTACCCCG ctTATACCAGTTCATCCACGGCCATCCCAAAGATGCTGTATCTGTTTGGGTGTCtctgcttttgttgttgttgttgttgttgttattgggCTAGTTATTCCCTTTCTCATTCCGAAAAGTGACGGACATGGTGACACTCAAACTACGGTGATACCTCCTATAACTGTAACTACACATCAGTCTAACATAACTGTAACTACACATCAGCGTAACATAACTGTAACTACACAGCAGTCTAAGATAACTGTAGCTACACAGCAGCGTAAGAAACGATCCCTTCAGAGAGGCCGAGGCTAA
- the LOC128628669 gene encoding uncharacterized protein LOC128628669 isoform X3: MLPVHSVYPLVLGKTMNSNKHFMDRLRSEMKLHEVDSQNDCDVLIAFIPIVSRAGTDIQAALERIPTEHSYKRVVLVSLHHTFDQDYIAPDSRHSVHRNDVFAVDCLYHEDMGLLKSRTNDEALKRVIKHLGGETPYKGADKTEFIPWLCAVLSSFLFYFVLPEGYSFFHFLILEILLLIIISVSLTYCGLYKWTLWIFIGINIVLILVFQSSPKESVHELNNATEHS, from the exons ATGCTTCCCG TACACAGTGTCTACCCTCTGGTTTTAGGGAAAACCATGAACTCCAATAAGCACTTTATGGATCGTCTCAGATCCGAAATGAAGCTACATGAAGTGGACTCGCAGAATGACTGTGATGTCCTCATTGCTTTCATCCCGATTGTGTCTCGAGCTGGAACGGACATTCAAGCTGCTCTTGAAAGAATTCCCA cagaaCATTCATACAAGCGCGTCGTTCTGGTGTCTCTCCACCACACATTCGATCAGGATTACATCGCACCAGACAGCAGACACTCTGTTCACAGGAATGACGTGTTTGCTGTGGACTGTCTCTATCATGAAGACATGGGACTGCTGAAATCCCGAACCAATGATGAGGCACTGAAAAGAGTAATAAAGCATCTAGGAGGAGAAACACCATATAAG GGTGCGGACAAGACCGAATTTATTCCTTGGTTATGCGCCGTGCTGAGcagctttcttttttactttgttcTGCCAGAAGGGTACAGCTTCTTCCACTTCTTAATTTTGGAGATATTGCTGCTGATTATCATATCTGTGTCCCTGACTTACTGCGGCCTTTACAAGTGGACTCTTTGGATTTTTATTGGTATAAACATTGTCCTCATACTTGTATTTCAGAGTTCCCCTAAGGAGTCTGTGCATGAGTTGAATAATGCCACTGAACACAGTTAA
- the LOC128628669 gene encoding uncharacterized protein LOC128628669 isoform X1 produces MLPVHSVYPLVLGKTMNSNKHFMDRLRSEMKLHEVDSQNDCDVLIAFIPIVSRAGTDIQAALERIPTEHSYKRVVLVSLHHTFDQDYIAPDSRHSVHRNDVFAVDCLYHEDMGLLKSRTNDEALKRVIKHLGGETPYKVSEWSLLIVNKMGADKTEFIPWLCAVLSSFLFYFVLPEGYSFFHFLILEILLLIIISVSLTYCGLYKWTLWIFIGINIVLILVFQSSPKESVHELNNATEHS; encoded by the exons ATGCTTCCCG TACACAGTGTCTACCCTCTGGTTTTAGGGAAAACCATGAACTCCAATAAGCACTTTATGGATCGTCTCAGATCCGAAATGAAGCTACATGAAGTGGACTCGCAGAATGACTGTGATGTCCTCATTGCTTTCATCCCGATTGTGTCTCGAGCTGGAACGGACATTCAAGCTGCTCTTGAAAGAATTCCCA cagaaCATTCATACAAGCGCGTCGTTCTGGTGTCTCTCCACCACACATTCGATCAGGATTACATCGCACCAGACAGCAGACACTCTGTTCACAGGAATGACGTGTTTGCTGTGGACTGTCTCTATCATGAAGACATGGGACTGCTGAAATCCCGAACCAATGATGAGGCACTGAAAAGAGTAATAAAGCATCTAGGAGGAGAAACACCATATAAGGTCTCTGAATGGAGCCTGTTGATTGTGAATAAAATG GGTGCGGACAAGACCGAATTTATTCCTTGGTTATGCGCCGTGCTGAGcagctttcttttttactttgttcTGCCAGAAGGGTACAGCTTCTTCCACTTCTTAATTTTGGAGATATTGCTGCTGATTATCATATCTGTGTCCCTGACTTACTGCGGCCTTTACAAGTGGACTCTTTGGATTTTTATTGGTATAAACATTGTCCTCATACTTGTATTTCAGAGTTCCCCTAAGGAGTCTGTGCATGAGTTGAATAATGCCACTGAACACAGTTAA
- the LOC128628669 gene encoding uncharacterized protein LOC128628669 isoform X2 yields the protein MLPVHSVYPLVLGKTMNSNKHFMDRLRSEMKLHEVDSQNDCDVLIAFIPIVSRAGTDIQAALERIPKHSYKRVVLVSLHHTFDQDYIAPDSRHSVHRNDVFAVDCLYHEDMGLLKSRTNDEALKRVIKHLGGETPYKVSEWSLLIVNKMGADKTEFIPWLCAVLSSFLFYFVLPEGYSFFHFLILEILLLIIISVSLTYCGLYKWTLWIFIGINIVLILVFQSSPKESVHELNNATEHS from the exons ATGCTTCCCG TACACAGTGTCTACCCTCTGGTTTTAGGGAAAACCATGAACTCCAATAAGCACTTTATGGATCGTCTCAGATCCGAAATGAAGCTACATGAAGTGGACTCGCAGAATGACTGTGATGTCCTCATTGCTTTCATCCCGATTGTGTCTCGAGCTGGAACGGACATTCAAGCTGCTCTTGAAAGAATTCCCA aaCATTCATACAAGCGCGTCGTTCTGGTGTCTCTCCACCACACATTCGATCAGGATTACATCGCACCAGACAGCAGACACTCTGTTCACAGGAATGACGTGTTTGCTGTGGACTGTCTCTATCATGAAGACATGGGACTGCTGAAATCCCGAACCAATGATGAGGCACTGAAAAGAGTAATAAAGCATCTAGGAGGAGAAACACCATATAAGGTCTCTGAATGGAGCCTGTTGATTGTGAATAAAATG GGTGCGGACAAGACCGAATTTATTCCTTGGTTATGCGCCGTGCTGAGcagctttcttttttactttgttcTGCCAGAAGGGTACAGCTTCTTCCACTTCTTAATTTTGGAGATATTGCTGCTGATTATCATATCTGTGTCCCTGACTTACTGCGGCCTTTACAAGTGGACTCTTTGGATTTTTATTGGTATAAACATTGTCCTCATACTTGTATTTCAGAGTTCCCCTAAGGAGTCTGTGCATGAGTTGAATAATGCCACTGAACACAGTTAA